The Miscanthus floridulus cultivar M001 chromosome 7, ASM1932011v1, whole genome shotgun sequence genome includes a region encoding these proteins:
- the LOC136463983 gene encoding cytochrome P450 87A3-like yields MESLVCVAVWAVTLAAAMASILWAYRWSHPKANGQLPPGSLGLPLLGETLQFFAPNPTCDVSPFVKERLDRYGNIFKTSIVGRSVVVSADPELNYYVFQQEGKLFESWYPDTFTEIFGRDNVGSLHGFMYKYLKTLVLRLYGQENLRTVLLADTHRACRASLGAWASRPCGVELKDAISTMIFDLTAKKLISYEPSRSSEDLRKNFVAFIRGLISFPVDIPGTAYHECMQGRKKAMKVLRTMMRERMADPGRQSEDFFDVLIEELRREKPVMTEAVALDLMFVLLFASFETTALALTLGVKLLAENPRVLRALTEEHEAIVSNRKDRDAGLTWAEYKSMTFTSQVTLEIVRLANIVPGIFRKALQDIEFKGYTIPAGWGVMVCPPAVHLNPEIYEDPLAFNPWRWQDKVEITGGTKHFMAFGGGLRFCVGTDLSKVLMATFIHCLVTKYSWRTIKGGNIVRTPGLSFPDGFHVQLLPKN; encoded by the exons ATGGAGTCACTGGTCTGCGTAGCAGTGTGGGCTGTGACCTTGGCCGCGGCCATGGCTTCCATCCTGTGGGCATACAGGTGGAGCCACCCGAAAGCTAACGGCCAGCTGCCTCCGGGCTCCCTCGGCTTGCCTCTTCTCGGCGAGACCTTGCAGTTCTTCGCGCCCAATCCTACCTGTGACGTCTCGCCATTCGTGAAGGAGAGACTGGACAG GTACGGTAACATCTTCAAGACGAGCATCGTGGGGCGGTCGGTGGTGGTGTCGGCGGACCCAGAGCTGAACTACTACGTGTTCCAGCAGGAGGGGAAGCTGTTCGAGAGCTGGTACCCGGACACCTTCACCGAGATCTTCGGCCGCGACAACGTCGGCTCCCTCCACGGCTTCATGTACAAGTACCTCAAGACGCTCGTGCTCCGCCTCTACGGCCAGGAGAACCTCAGGACCGTGCTCCTCGCCGACACCCACCGCGCCTGCCGTGCCAGCCTCGGCGCGTGGGCGAGCCGGCCGTGCGGCGTCGAGCTCAAGGACGCCATCTCCACC ATGATATTCGATCTTACCGCGAAGAAGCTGATCAGCTACGAGCCGTCCAGGTCGTCGGAGGATCTGAGGAAGAACTTCGTGGCCTTCATTCGCGGCCTCATATCGTTCCCGGTGGACATTCCCGGCACGGCCTACCATGAGTGCATGCAG gggaggaagaaggcgatgaaggTGCTGAGGACGATGATGCGGGAGCGGATGGCGGATCCGGGGAGGCAGAGCGAGGACTTCTTCGACGTGCTGATCGAGGAGCTGAGGAGGGAGAAGCCCGTCATGACGGAGGCCGTCGCGCTGGACCTCATGTTCGTGCTCCTCTTCGCCAGCTTCGAGACGACGGCGCTGGCGCTCACGCTGGGCGTCAAGCTCCTCGCCGAGAACCCAAGGGTGCTCCGGGCGCTAACG GAGGAGCATGAGGCGATTGTCAGCAACAGGAAGGACAGGGATGCCGGGCTCACGTGGGCCGAGTACAAGTCCATGACCTTCACATCTCAG GTTACACTCGAGATTGTACGACTGGCAAACATCGTGCCGGGTATTTTTCGGAAGGCCTTGCAAGACATTGAGTTCAAAG GCTACACCATTCCAGCAGGCTGGGGAGTGATGGTGTGTCCTCCAGCAGTGCACTTAAATCCCGAAATCTATGAAGATCCATTAGCGTTTAATCCGTGGAGATGGCAG GACAAGGTGGAAATCACCGGTGGGACGAAGCATTTCATGGCCTTCGGTGGGGGGCTCCGGTTCTGTGTCGGCACAGATCTCAGCAAGGTCTTGATGGCAACCTTCATCCACTGCCTGGTTACAAAGTACAG TTGGAGGACAATCAAAGGAGGGAACATAGTCCGTACCCCCGGGCTCAGCTTCCCCGATGGCTTTCATGTTCAGCTCTTACCTAAGAACTGA